The Planctomycetota bacterium DNA segment TCCATGGCCAGTTTCAGACAGATCGCCCAGGACGCCGGTGTCTCGATCGCGACGGTTTCGCGTGTACTTAACGCCAATCCGAACGTCAACGAAGACGCCCGGCGCCGCGTCCTCGAAGCCGCCAACCGGGTCGGATATGTCCGCAAGGTCGGCAAACGGTCCGTGGCCGAAGGGCTGGCTTTGGCATATGCCGGGCCGGTCTCGGTCGAGTCGCCGTATGACCACGGCCTTCTTCAAGGGATCGGCTGGGCGGTCGACCAGACTGCCGGTGTGGATCGTTTCGGCCACGACCTGTTGGTTTTGAGCATGCAACGCTCGCTCCGCCCCGGAGAATCGCCTGCCGAACTGTTCCTGCGTAAAGGGATCAAAGGGGCGATCATCCGCACGACCGACGAGTACATTCCGCTCTGTGAAGAACTCGCGGCGACGGGCTTTCCGGCGGTGGTGGTCGGTGAACGGTTCGATGATCCGTCCTCGAAAGTCAGCTTCGTCGACGCCGAGAGCCGTGGCTCCAGCACCGAAGCGGTCCGTTATCTGATCGAACTCGGCCACGAACGGATCGCGGTGGTGAGCAATGCCCACGACGACACGGACCACCTTGACCGCATGAATGGCTGGCGTGACGCCCACGAGCAGGCCGGGATTGTGGTTGATGAGGATCGTGTCATTCGTGTCTGGGCAACGCTGGAAGCCGGCGTGCAGGTGGCCAAGCGGATGGCGTCGCTGCCCAAGAGTTCGCGACCGACGGCGGCGTATGTGGCGGACCCGATGGCAGCGCTCGGCATGCTCCGCGGCCTCCAGGAGGCAGGATTGAACGTCCCCACCGACTTCTCGTTGATCGGCTTCGACGACGGCAACCTACGCAAACTCTCCTACCCGATGATGACGGCGGTGTGCCAGGACGTGGTGCAGCTCGGGGAGAAAGCCGTTGAGATCATGCGGGAGTTGATCGCCGATCGGTCGGTTGCTCGCACCAAAGGAAAGGACAAACCTGAACCGCGACGCCATTGCGTAACCGTGCAAACAACTTTTGAAGTAGGAGAAACCACCGGCCCGCCTGCCTCGTAGTAGTCCCGACGTTCACGCCGCTTGACCGTGTCGTGAACGCTTGGCCCGGGCATTGTGCCCGGCCGACATTCTCTAGTGAGGAGATTTCCATGATTCGCGCTTCATCGCGACGGGCTTTCACGCTCGTCGAGCTATTGGTGGTTATTGGCATCATCGCGCTGCTAATTTCCATTCTTCTTCCCTCCCTCCAACGCGCTCGCGCCTCGGCCATTACGGTGCAGTGCTTGAGTAATGTTCGCCAGCAAGGCTTGGCGACCTACCTCTATACGGTCGAAAATGACACCTCCCTGCCGTTCGGTTTCTTCGTCAACGGCGAATCAGAGCCCGACGACTATGGTGCGGACTGGACAATCCTGATCGCGCCATACATCGGTGCCGAAGGAGCCAGCTATCAGGATCTCGACAACGACACACGTGGCGAGGGTGGCCGTGCCGTCTTCACTTGTCCGTCCGCCCCGCAGCCAGCGGAGTCGGGTGATGACCTGGAAGAAGGGGCCAACACTCAGTATGGCGCTCATCCGCGACTAATGCCCAACCTCGGTGACAACATCCCAGCCGCCCCGGTCGTCGGTGGGTACAAGATCACCAAGGTCGGCAATTCCGCTGGAACACTCCTCGTAGCCGACGCAGCCATCCAGACAACCAACTCCGGTGGCGATGACAACCAGATTTTCGCCGCAACAGCAACGCTGTATCGCTTGGACCACACCGCACCGTTCGGCGGCGGTTTCAACGGGCTCTACTCTGATCCGCACATGATCTTGGGTGCCGAGGGCGATCCCGACTTCTACGACCGCAACCTCTCGGCGGGTGGCGACAACACCGATGGAGCGACATTCAACGACATCGGCCAACTGCGTTTCCGTCACGGCGGCGACAACACCGGGTTCACCGGCGTGTCAGCCAACATCCTCTACGTCGATGGCCACGCTGAATCCCAGAAAGCAGCCGGTGAGTTCGAGGAATTCCCCGGTTACCTCGACACCGGCCTGAGCCGCAGGGCCGTCATGGTCCAGCGATAAGCCAAACGTTCCCCACACGTTCGTTGCGCTTGATCGCGTAACGAACGGCTTCGCCCCCCAAAACCTTGGCGACGGCAACACCCTCGCCGGGGAATCACCTCCTCATTGGTCAAACGGCCCCAAGGCTGCAATCTTGGGGTTCGTTTGATTCAGGTACCGGCCAACTCGC contains these protein-coding regions:
- a CDS encoding DUF1559 domain-containing protein, translated to MIRASSRRAFTLVELLVVIGIIALLISILLPSLQRARASAITVQCLSNVRQQGLATYLYTVENDTSLPFGFFVNGESEPDDYGADWTILIAPYIGAEGASYQDLDNDTRGEGGRAVFTCPSAPQPAESGDDLEEGANTQYGAHPRLMPNLGDNIPAAPVVGGYKITKVGNSAGTLLVADAAIQTTNSGGDDNQIFAATATLYRLDHTAPFGGGFNGLYSDPHMILGAEGDPDFYDRNLSAGGDNTDGATFNDIGQLRFRHGGDNTGFTGVSANILYVDGHAESQKAAGEFEEFPGYLDTGLSRRAVMVQR
- a CDS encoding LacI family DNA-binding transcriptional regulator; the encoded protein is MASFRQIAQDAGVSIATVSRVLNANPNVNEDARRRVLEAANRVGYVRKVGKRSVAEGLALAYAGPVSVESPYDHGLLQGIGWAVDQTAGVDRFGHDLLVLSMQRSLRPGESPAELFLRKGIKGAIIRTTDEYIPLCEELAATGFPAVVVGERFDDPSSKVSFVDAESRGSSTEAVRYLIELGHERIAVVSNAHDDTDHLDRMNGWRDAHEQAGIVVDEDRVIRVWATLEAGVQVAKRMASLPKSSRPTAAYVADPMAALGMLRGLQEAGLNVPTDFSLIGFDDGNLRKLSYPMMTAVCQDVVQLGEKAVEIMRELIADRSVARTKGKDKPEPRRHCVTVQTTFEVGETTGPPAS